From one Babesia bovis T2Bo chromosome 3, whole genome shotgun sequence genomic stretch:
- a CDS encoding anti-silencing protein ASF1-like family protein encodes MSLVNVTNITVGNNVCPVTAPLVFQIEFECLEDLKHDVEWKIIYVTSDGHGYLDSQESNDTQNSEGEIVLDAVCLGPIYKGILEFEFRVAPPDFNKLDPNGILGMQAVLVTASYCDQEFIRIGYYTNNCYDDPELRECPPDTPIIEKMVRCIIDQPRVTRFPIKWDSDELLDPEGNDISRVINDHDEASSEDESDYDHSLDKPDSSNAAQMDNTGSTSSTLNISEGNTQDKTTSRKRPLDDDLELSMESRKVHRATGLFTISTTTSIVDV; translated from the coding sequence ATGTCACTGGTTAATGTGACCAACATCACTGTTGGCAACAACGTTTGCCCAGTGACTGCGCCTCTGGTATTCCAGATTGAATTTGAGTGCCTGGAGGACCTCAAGCACGATGTAGAGTGGAAGATTATATACGTAACATCGGATGGTCATGGTTATTTGGACAGCCAGGAGTCAAACGATACCCAGAATAGCGAAGGTGAGATTGTACTGGATGCTGTGTGTCTGGGTCCCATATATAAGGGTATCTTAGAATTCGAGTTCAGGGTAGCACCACCTGACTTTAACAAACTGGACCCTAATGGCATCCTGGGCATGCAGGCAGTGCTGGTAACTGCAAGTTACTGCGACCAGGAGTTCATACGTATCGGTTATTACACAAACAATTGCTATGACGACCCGGAACTCAGGGAATGCCCGCCGGACACACCAATCATTGAGAAGATGGTAAGGTGTATAATAGACCAGCCCCGTGTAACTAGGTTCCCTATAAAATGGGATTCCGACGAGCTGCTAGACCCTGAAGGCAATGATATCAGTCGGGTGATCAACGACCACGATGAAGCTTCATCTGAGGATGAATCGGATTACGATCATTCTTTGGATAAACCCGATAGCAGCAATGCTGCCCAAATGGACAACACAGGCTCCACTTCATCCACTTTAAACATATCGGAAGGGAATACCCAGGATAAAACTACCTCACGCAAGCGGCCTTTAGATGACGATTTGGAATTGTCCATGGAAAGTCGCAAAGTACATCGGGCAACTGGGTTATTCACCATCTCTACAACTACATCGATAGTAGATGTCTAA
- a CDS encoding phosphatidylinositol 3- and 4-kinase family protein, with protein MAEWLLEGITLLQQQLQRFGLRNFGYMLLENSSKPDGSLLSRLKQSCEVSSKDECPQPSVVDSCNTPGDPQSHDGRCISLLHLQDTAYLSTNAYYPLHGKLRKIESRWNGCTSYKRMLKTISKLESLECQGPLHLVLREILMPMLKQLSSLLSTGDRKPFYQGVRRFSYMVLTMFTGGYGQELYEDIDSDDVILLVSFLRQHLSLLLNTDIDRLFTGGALPVRTIFTWARSVVYTVNLLQALRPKVAESFQDDLIYDFQDLLQRRYGTTAKLFQRTFKTASPVESGQELSNPAVVVNNSSVTLMAILISELCNIERVEPCVALPNGTPGTYSNGDSQSALFADTHYFTSPLFLSSGKAVHTLLPYLASQLLDNSLRQLEYIVSSVASLLHHVSLWQSYSYMILGYCDFGYNGHFPKHVLGDHDEGSYDSSAFLELLDSNESSRLHDMDITGSSTLLRALRLLEELVTWLLQEVVSGNEGSHMMGFLQLVSRTMFVWHIHYYRTYIRAMGAQAHDCDYYATFLKMSAVTLNRYRRQMPPEVADILLSIICIALRVMARSRERHRLAHIVIYSFLRPFSYLVGTGTIPTEEDAPCTAIPLSKDAVLRIDTYAYNCLRSIILEYTQCTNRPYELMKCIYSQLQLRGYKVESITEIGSDAMLNLLKRFGEYDRRRKVNLYTDEDCASQDGQQRSSTSYAFTKCFPVELADHTSVVLVCLATDIAMRCLLRHETMENADIALSFVFVNSMVLLLLNAQNGMIKDYRSVILLLDTYCRIQMIDISGSMKMAVRAPLISAVHLGDSVVEVMLYSVIAMQKCSNSDKLSRKYSVLLMRSLRSMIASPLKDAVYVIKTLKFLLEYNRCRVDDDASSHLRSMSQQSNDPCCMNTECTGSTDKGGDTDLLPCKYSDTTITPSPPAVIDKLIIHALCRYLASVAVNYNRLRKSSNVESMILVFDDIFKAVQEFIKFAHVNAQMNLIEVIPHLLHLWDLVSEQTATSEHLIALCMASESLNRRFHAVAHGVPLLSELTRALSLGSYHMNVDTHDPGLAKSDQSMESVMTSVSRSNSGIHTVSNAVLHRGNFSTSHSGATTPGRSTVSHGRYVTLYSSSAPAYCYHCLQKFAPTAVRGTYYLTCNRCLMPNPIYCQGQIDLQNSSIQVFISTDVPLLARRTIGTGLFSLRPGTTSLFEGIALEWPYILSLLERYIDYLYNANDDQIEYYMERLSNIWSQLIYSMRTCNNTLVQIARKLSTPGPTCLLSMMNKQYLHTLFTGKFNNEFLPLFEYRQSDNMAIMADASVEPGYMQSLYFYDCLSLLFCCQLPKSALPVTEEHHPLDRSGFSDIPKEDHEVSRKILGPHAIAIAANMSTSTITEVITTLLQNVIDSELISSKYLLPDLSSVHQDSMTLSDIRTSDRYRFSNAWVKLTQICNVVSIPINRLAISGLSMAPVRLCMTAMSKMTPLQVMAKAMFELILTPTAFDRLELLHEGTIKSVLCTDATLQHSLDDCDYRLFQLMQAINDGTDPLEFQEQLLKLDKYRFYALVRLLWYATNPHVIIRMMDVAKNQESLLQIQTDYVSKPFSAYLELVKANRQLDPVNQQVGISQQDSNPSQAPSNASCAQTNTTQPKVVDSGSNYVASEFEHGTLPTMDSIALSSDVMEPTNSPEALSESSKDSLSESAIDLPALVEYLQENFVRILEYFVAVWLNRAQQTLNFALKNKRVFYPEIYGYHDKDRMSYVHIARTYNCIAILICLYQGDIDVFCDRLIEVLTLQQVNEHIGSVLLTCWRVFSRKISAEILGLCAPGIAYNVALIEALGIDPQKSRGLIEEIKSRLNDMSDGARLCSYVDCVVSVVRSPLDVKGIEIKLAMLAALLHRGDRVKVPYITREAAAITANHLLELNPFVSNMEHCRQPASSLAEAALCTIAEYSDDFSKTPTTLATECCSILGYVPCDLGRFQVPRKTVSAYVQCAQADPRELGDVVLRDYLIPNMHLQVALYCIQEILKLMGLYKGGIRSTKDLDQMARRWNKSFDKVIRRAIEPYRATSFLRNRSIENLIETCLDVNTVLDIKSFVWWLLKMLPDTCPALPLFRACDLAMVKIPSVLTFLLPYIVESCVHFLDDENCLVIGKRVASLLCNILKRDSTTFGIKWEPPYEVVCKHVRKLDITDQYTSCQAIFNLLDGIKVLADRYRKELIKLRNESTDNGSPKKRKTESGTEKVSNKHIERQLVVKMKRLDSILFAVPELLVAHAAISCGSYARGVMIIEKKLALEPRIYNFNDPYRSLSNRELKKNVVDNGGLDPQTIISLLCRGYLGLGDYDSLVCISTIVLNDNFQRSRKSASIVDVCNSNVENSFNAPASARNLAVYKNQQDVCRAFSYECRGKYREACDVYNRLLKTSQDPRLWASWYRIIQMTGPTVFIKLPTPDLESSAESLIAESITACWKLALWDELDAIMAKKTSTECSLLEIPYEEIKGSDIFLVERQSTPQDSNSSGSLSQLTQCTVDENESGVFWESLMMRDPIDVWFMEQTASAICHLQKHDYVSTDETIKQGFKHLIRPLGLAIRESTVVAMKYLDKIATLNALRLCSRFNSGKYDYQERGFANELTYWVQGSAKDSLKSSLDILGTAKVALELGGKSDAAIELLLSLNRLCRLHKVDVHIPGSISLADEAFSGRSDVILEHALTLQHQGQIDEAIGALKALARNDFEGFYNLVKMYTASNMLIPKRAIFHMREILKAAPQSFKANMLYADYLDKLLDHRLRNARNLKVVLNDSAICSRRGPLSGSVEHTYKITGVDGVSGIFTFVQLVPATINAYLQALTFMVPTMDKGAALSGNDDRISSYCDMKLHNDSGASGRESHNTSHGNSTEPWVNMDIVDILTKVIAILCFYCTPNTNQCMGNVTFENEACQIFANAIMDSFMRHNDPLPQYYWYSVISQLMSRCNHKLLGQPLFQTLVARLVARYPKQALWSTLYFAHSVNSHMRQIHISIEKKAREISPPSATIVEHYRSIFTELIHVAMDTSVSINEKSALRFQGLWRLINSNDCKKYVIIPTNRNLSFEFIVHYDQMVEKSRICGLDEQMRILNSKQKPKRVGFIAASGDLLNFLIKNEVKGDLRKDKRMMEVTQYIAKLLRNQHTGMPLQCYSVVPLSEVAGIIEWVPNMATMRSVVTEELRRVSESIDRECRADISNYATSVTDKNYVESLNLFRKLCDRRPPVLHRAYYKVFKRDPTAWFTARKEFIHTCAVWSILGYIVGLGDRHAENILLNLLTGQIMHVDFDCLFGKGLQLAVPELVPFRMTQNVVCNLGVCGTANDGPFYSQALKFLQTLHLERHKITAILMNFVFDPLIEWHRGEQVHNAAGHSQKVIQCIENKLRGALNVVMPSVEINSSHSKSRDEEDLSDAQALQNFESVAEFMEPREQLQKLIQVATSHAHLSKMFVGWAPWL; from the exons ATGGCTGAATGGTTACTTGAGGGTATAACCCTGCTGCAACAGCAGCTACAGCGTTTTGGGCTGCGTAACTTCGGCTACATGCTTCTAGAGAATTCCTCGAAGCCCGATGGCAGCCTGTTATCGCGATTAAAGCAGAGTTGTGAGGTATCCTCCAAAGATGAATGCCCGCAGCCCTCTGTTGTAGACTCCTGTAATACTCCTGGAGACCCTCAGTCCCACGATGGGAGGTGTATTAGTTTACTGCACCTACAGGATACTGCCTATTTGTCGACCAATGCGTACTACCCACTGCATGGCAAACTCAGGAAAATCGAAAGCCGGTGGAACGGTTGCACATCCTATAAACGGATGTTGAAAACAATTTCCAAACTAGAGTCATTGGAATGCCAGGGGCCGCTCCACTTGGTATTGCGTGAGATCCTGATGCCTATGCTTAAGCAATTAAGTAGCCTACTGTCTACAGGAGATCGCAAACCATTTTACCAAGGTGTCCGCCGGTTTTCATATATGGTATTGACCATGTTCACTGGTGGGTATGGCCAGGAGCTTTACGAGGATATTGACTCTGATGACGTGATACTGCTTGTATCATTCCTTAGGCAGCACTTATCGCTTTTACTGAACACTGATATAGATCGCCTGTTTACTGGAGGCGCCTTGCCAGTGCGTACCATATTTACCTGGGCCCGTAGTGTAGTATATACCGTAAACCTATTGCAAGCACTACGACCTAAGGTGGCTGAATCATTTCAAGACGACTTGATATATGACTTCCAAG ACCTGCTGCAACGAAGGTATGGCACCACTGCCAAGCTCTTCCAGAGGACTTTTAAGACTGCATCTCCTGTGGAATCGGGGCAGGAACTTAGCAACCCTGCTGTTGTGGTTAACAACAGCAGCGTTACACTCATGGCTATACTCATCTCCGAGCTGTGCAATATCGAGCGCGTTGAACCTTGTGTTGCATTGCCTAATGGCACTCCGGGGACTTATAGCAATGGTGACTCTCAGTCAGCTTTATTCGCTGATACCCACTACTTCACATCACCACTGTTCCTTAGTTCCGGGAAGGCCGTGCATACGTTATTGCCGTACCTCGCCTCGCAGCTGCTGGATAACTCCCTGAGGCAGCTGGAGTACATAGTGAGTAGTGTCGCATCACTATTGCACCACGTGTCCCTGTGGCAGAGTTACAGCTACATGATACTGGGTTACTGCGACTTTGGATACAATGGCCATTTCCCGAAACACGTGCTCGGGGACCATGATGAAGGCAGTTACGACAGCAGCGCATTCCTGGAGCTGCTGGATTCAAATGAGTCTAGCAGGTTGCACGATATGGACATCACTGGATCCAGCACTTTGTTGAGGGCATTGCGGCTACTGGAAGAACTGGTAACTTGGCTGCTCCAGGAAGTGGTCTCCGGTAACGAAGGGAGCCACATGATGGGATTCCTCCAATTAGTCTCGCGCACAATGTTTGTCTGGCACATACATTACTACCGGACCTATATAAGAGCCATGGGCGCTCAGGCGCACGATTGTGACTACTACGCCACCTTCCTGAAGATGAGCGCCGTCACGCTCAATAGGTACAGGCGCCAAATGCCACCCGAGGTTGCCGACATCCTGTTATCCATTATTTGCATTGCACTAAGGGTAATGGCCCGCTCCAGGGAGCGCCACCGGCTGGCACATATAGTCATTTACTCATTCCTCCGCCCGTTCAGCTACCTCGTGGGAACCGGTACAATACCCACTGAAGAAGACGCTCCCTGTACCGCTATACCGCTGTCCAAAGACGCAGTGCTGCGTATTGACACTTATGCCTACAACTGCCTGAGGTCAATTATCCTGGAGTACACCCAGTGTACCAACAGGCCCTATGAGTTAATGAAATGCATATACTCCCAGCTGCAGCTGCGCGGGTACAAAGTGGAGTCGATAACTGAAATTGGAAGTGACGCCATGTTAAACCTGCTCAAACGATTCGGGGAGTACGACCGGCGGCGTAAGGTAAATCTATACACTGACGAAGATTGCGCTTCACAAGACGGCCAGCAGAGGAGTAGTACTAGCTATGCGTTCACTAAGTGTTTCCCAGTTGAGCTCGCTGATCACACTTCCGTGGTTCTAGTATGCCTGGCAACTGATATCGCCATGCGATGCCTGCTGCGCCATGAAACTATGGAGAATGCCGATATTGCACTGTCGTTTGTATTTGTCAACTCAATGGTACTCCTACTCCTAAACGCCCAGAATGGGATGATAAAGGACTACAGAAGCGTTATCCTGCTCCTGGATACCTACTGCAGGATCCAGatgatagatatatccGGTAGCATGAAGATGGCTGTTAGGGCGCCCCTGATATCGGCAGTGCACCTTGGCGACTCCGTAGTGGAGGTGATGCTGTACTCCGTCATCGCCATGCAGAAGTGCAGCAACTCCGATAAACTCTCCAGGAAATACTCAGTACTACTCATGAGGTCACTGAGGTCAATGATTGCATCGCCCCTTAAGGATGCggtatatgtaataaaGACGCTGAAATTCCTCCTGGAGTATAACCGGTGCCGTGTGGATGATGATGCATCTAGCCACTTGCGCTCCATGTCGCAACAGAGCAACGATCCTTGCTGTATGAACACGGAATGTACCGGGTCAACTGATAAAGGGGGTGATACAGATCTATTGCCCTGTAAATACAGCGATACTACAATAACGCCGTCGCCTCCAGCGGTGATAGACAAGCTTATTATACACGCACTATGCCGTTACCTGGCAAGTGTAGCTGTTAATTACAATAGGCTCCGGAAAAGCAGCAACGTGGAGTCGATGATACTCGTATTCGATGATATATTCAAGGCAGTACAGGAGTTCATCAAGTTTGCCCACGTGAATGCACAGATGAACCTGATAGAGGTGATACCACACCTGCTGCATCTGTGGGACCTGGTGTCAGAACAAACCGCTACCAGTGAGCACCTGATAGCGCTGTGCATGGCCTCGGAGTCCCTAAACCGCCGTTTTCACGCAGTGGCGCACGGTGTGCCTCTATTATCGGAACTCACGCGGGCGCTGTCACTAGGTTCATACCACATGAATGTGGATACCCACGACCCCGGGTTAGCTAAGAGCGACCAGTCAATGGAGTCCGTGATGACCTCAGTCAGTAGATCCAACTCCGGAATTCATACCGTGTCTAACGCAGTGCTACACAGAGGTAACTTCTCAACGAGCCACAGCGGTGCCACCACTCCAGGGCGCTCGACAGTATCACATGGACGATACGTAACACTCTACTCATCCTCGGCACCGGCGTACTGCTACCACTGTCTACAGAAGTTCGCACCCACAGCTGTGCGTGGGACCTACTACTTGACGTGTAACCGTTGTTTAATGCCAAATCCCATATACTGCCAGGGGCAGATAGACCTCCAGAACAGCAGTATCCAGGTCTTTATCTCCACTGACGTGCCTTTACTGGCACGTCGCACTATAGGTACCGGGTTGTTTTCGTTAAGGCCTGGTACTACCTCGTTATTCGAAGGCATTGCTCTGGAGTGGCCGTACATATTATCGCTACTCGAGAGGTATATCGACTACTTGTACAATGCCAACGACGACCAGATAGAGTACTACATGGAGCGATTATCGAATATATGGTCCCAGCTAATCTACTCAATGAGGACCTGCAACAACACCCTGGTACAAATAGCAAGGAAGCTTTCGACCCCGGGGCCTACATGCCTCCTGTCAATGATGAACAAGCAGTATCTGCACACGCTGTTCACTGGTAAATTCAATAATGAGTTCCTACCGCTTTTTGAGTACCGGCAAAGTGACAACATGGCCATCATGGCAGATGCGTCCGTGGAGCCCGGGTACATGCAAAGCCTCTACTTCTACGACTGCCTGTCGCTACTGTTCTGCTGCCAACTGCCAAAGAGCGCTTTGCCAGTTACCGAGGAGCACCACCCATTGGATCGTAGCGGCTTCAGTGATATCCCCAAGGAGGATCACGAGGTATCACGCAAGATACTAGGGCCGCACGCCATTGCAATAGCGGCCAACATGAGCACCTCGACCATTACCGAGGTTATCACCACCCTGCTGCAGAACGTAATAGACAGCGAGCTGATATCATCAAAGTACTTACTACCGGATCTAAGTAGTGTCCACCAAGATAGTATGACTTTGTCGGATATAAGGACCAGTGACAGATATAGGTTCTCCAACGCCTGGGTAAAGCTCACACAGATCTGCAATGTAGTATCTATCCCTATAAACCGATTGGCTATATCAGGGCTATCCATGGCGCCAGTGCGCCTGTGTATGACCGCCATGTCCAAGATGACGCCGCTCCAGGTCATGGCCAAGGCGATGTTCGAGCTCATACTGACACCAACGGCCTTCGACAGGCTTGAGCTACTCCATGAAGGTACTATCAAGTCAGTGCTGTGCACTGACGCCACCTTGCAGCACAGCTTGGACGATTGCGACTATCGTTTGTTCCAGCTTATGCAGGCTATAAACGATGGGACTGACCCGCTGGAGTTCCAAGAGCAGCTTTTGAAGCTCGATAAGTACAGGTTCTATGCGCTGGTGCGGCTGCTGTGGTACGCCACCAATCCACACGTCATCATCCGTATGATGGACGTGGCTAAAAACCAGGAGTCGCTGTTGCAAATCCAGACTGATTACGTATCCAAGCCCTTCTCGGCCTACCTAGAACTTGTCAAAGCTAACCGGCAACTGGATCCCGTTAACCAACAGGTTGGCATAAGCCAGCAGGACTCTAACCCGAGCCAGGCTCCGTCGAACGCTAGCTGTGCACAGACAAATACAACTCAACCCAAAGTGGTGGACAGTGGCAGTAATTACGTGGCTTCCGAGTTTGAGCATGGTACATTACCAACCATGGACTCTATAGCTCTATCATCAGATGTAATGGAACCAACCAACTCGCCAGAGGCGCTAAGCGAGAGTAGCAAAGACAGCTTAAGCGAGTCTGCTATAGACCTACCGGCACTAGTTGAATACCTCCAGGAGAATTTCGTACGCATACTGGAGTACTTCGTGGCAGTATGGTTAAACCGAGCGCAGCAAACGCTCAACTTTGCCCTAAAAAATAAACGTGTGTTCTATCCAGAAATATATGGATACCACGACAAAGATCGCATGTCATACGTACATATAGCAAGGACCTATAACTGCATAGCCATTTTGATCTGCCTGTATCAGGGTGATATAGACGTATTCTGTGACCGCTTGATCGAGGTGCTGACACTGCAGCAGGTTAACGAGCATATAGGGTCAGTGCTACTGACATGCTGGAGAGTGTTCTCCCGTAAAATATCAGCGGAGATCCTAGGGCTCTGTGCGCCCGGTATTGCATACAACGTGGCACTTATAGAGGCGCTAGGTATAGACCCACAGAAGAGCCGTGGCCTTATAGAGGAAATAAAGTCAAGACTCAATGACATGAGTGATGGAGCGCGGCTGTGCTCATATGTCGATTGTGTAGTTTCAGTGGTCAGGTCACCCTTAGACGTAAAGGGTATAGAGATCAAGCTGGCAATGCTGGCTGCATTGCTCCACAGAGGTGATAGAGTAAAGGTGCCATACATCACCAGGGAAGCTGCTGCCATCACTGCCAACCACCTGCTAGAGCTGAACCCATTCGTATCAAACATGGAGCACTGCAGGCAGCCGGCATCCAGCTTGGCGGAGGCGGCTCTGTGCACGATTGCCGAGTACTCAGATGACTTCTCCAAGACACCCACCACCCTGGCCACGGAGTGCTGCTCAATCCTGGGCTACGTGCCATGTGACCTCGGGAGATTCCAGGTACCTCGCAAGACCGTTAGTGCATACGTACAGTGCGCACAAGCGGACCCCCGGGAACTGGGTGACGTAGTGCTGCGTGACTACcttataccaaacatgcACCTGCAGGTTGCCTTGTACTGCATACAGGAAATCCTGAAGTTAATGGGACTCTACAAGGGTGGTATCAGGTCAACAAAGGATTTGGACCAGATGGCACGCAGGTGGAACAAATCGTTTGATAAGGTAATCCGAAGAGCTATTGAACCCTATCGTGCAACCAGTTTCCTGAGGAACAGGTCAATAGAGAATTTAATTGAAACTTGCCTGGATGTAAATACAGTACTGGATATTAAATCGTTTGTATGGTGGCTACTGAAAATGCTACCTGATACTTGCCCTGCGCTCCCGCTATTCAGGGCATGTGATTTGGCAATGGTCAAGATACCTTCAGTCTTGACGTTCCTCCTGCCATATATAGTGGAGTCATGCGTGCACTTCCTAGATGATGAAAACTGCCTGGTCATCGGGAAGCGAGTAGCCTCTTTGTTGTGTAACATCCTGAAACGGGACAGTACCACTTTTGGTATCAAGTGGGAGCCACCCTATGAAGTAGTTTGCAAACATGTACGTAAACTGGATATTACAGACCAGTATACGTCGTGCCAGGCTatattcaatctgttggacGGTATAAAGGTGCTGGCAGATAGATACCGAAAGGAGCTCATTAAACTAAGGAATGAATCCACGGATAATGGCTCTCCCAAGAAGAGGAAGACTGAGTCGGGTACCGAGAAGGTATCTAACAAGCATATAGAGAGGCAACTGGTAGTCAAGATGAAAAGGCTAGACTCCATTTTGTTTGCAGTGCCCGAGCTATTAGTGGCACACGCTGCTATATCGTGTGGTTCATACGCCAGAGGCGTCATGATAATCGAGAAGAAGCTTGCACTGGAGCCGAGGATATACAATTTCAACGACCCATACAGGTCACTGAGTAACCGCGAGTTAAAAAAGAACGTAGTGGACAATGGTGGACTGGATCCACAGACAATTATATCACTGCTATGCCGTGGTTACCTAGGTCTAGGGGACTACGATTCGTTGGTGTGTATCTCAACGATAGTGCTCAACGATAACTTCCAGAGATCGCGCAAAAGCGCTAGCATCGTGGATGTATGTAACAGTAACGTTGAGAACAGCTTCAATGCACCAGCCAGTGCCCGTAATCTAGCTGTGTACAAGAACCAGCAGGATGTATGCAGAGCGTTTTCATACGAGTGCCGTGGTAAGTATAGGGAGGCCTGCGATGTCTATAACCGACTGTTGAAGACATCGCAGGATCCCAGGCTATGGGCTAGCTGGTACCGCATTATACAGATGACGGGGCCCACGGTATTCATCAAGCTGCCAACACCGGATCTTGAAAGCTCAGCAGAGTCACTCATCGCGGAATCCATCACTGCATGCTGGAAGCTTGCGTTATGGGATGAGCTGGATGCAATAATGGCCAAGAAGACGTCAACGGAATGCTCACTGCTGGAGATACCCTACGAAGAGATTAAAGGTAGCGATATATTCCTAGTTGAACGACAAAGTACACCACAGGATTCCAATTCATCAGGGTCACTATCGCAATTAACCCAGTGCACAGTGGATGAAAATGAATCGGGTGTGTTCTGGGAGTCACTCATGATGAGGGATCCCATAGATGTATGGTTCATGGAGCAGACGGCTAGTGCCATCTGCCACCTACAGAAGCATGATTACGTATCAACTGATGAAACTATCAAGCAGGGCTTCAAGCACCTCATAAGGCCCTTGGGGCTAGCCATAAGGGAGTCTACAGTAGTGGCCATGAAGTACCTAGACAAAATAGCAACGCTAAATGCATTGCGATTGTGCAGCAGGTTTAACAGTGGCAAGTACGATTACCAGGAGCGTGGGTTCGCCAACGAATTGACTTACTGGGTACAAGGCAGCGCCAAAGACAGCCTAAAGTCGTCCCTGGATATCTTGGGAACCGCTAAAGTGGCACTTGAATTGGGTGGCAAGTCGGATGCCGCCATTGAGTTGCTGTTGTCACTTAATCGGTTATGCCGGTTGCATAAAGTGGATGTACATATACCAGGCAGCATATCGCTAGCGGATGAGGCGTTCAGCGGAAGAAGTGACGTTATATTGGAGCATGCCCTGACGTTGCAACACCAGGGGCAGATTGATGAGGCCATAGGGGCATTGAAGGCACTGGCACGTAACGACTTCGAGGGGTTCTATAACCTAGTGAAGATGTACACAGCAAGTAACATGCTAATCCCGAAGCGTGCAATATTCCACATGAGGGAGATATTGAAAGCAGCACCGCAGAGTTTCAAGGCCAATATGTTGTACGCGGATTACCTGGACAAGTTACTGGACCACCGGCTGCGGAACGCCAGGAACTTGAAGGTGGTACTCAATGATTCCGCCATATGCTCACGAAGGGGGCCACTGAGTGGTTCAGTGGAGcatacatataaaataactGGAGTCGACGGTGTGTCCGGGATATTCACTTTTGTCCAGTTGGTGCCAGCAACGATCAACGCCTACCTCCAGGCGTTGACGTTCATGGTGCCTACCATGGACAAGGGCGCTGCACTCTCAGGGAATGACGATAGAATATCGAGCTACTGCGATATGAAGCTGCATAACGACAGTGGCGCCAGCGGTAGGGAGAGCCATAACACTAGCCACGGCAACTCAACTGAACCCTGGGTTAACATGGATATTGTGGATATACTCACCAAAGTAATAGCGATACTGTGCTTCTACTGCACGCCGAATACCAACCAGTGTATGGGTAATGTGACATTTGAGAATGAAGCGTGCCAGATTTTCGCCAATGCCATCATGGACTCATTCATGCGCCACAACGACCCCTTGCCGCAGTACTACTGGTACTCCGTTATATCGCAGTTAATGAGTCGGTGCAACCATAAGTTACTGGGACAGCCGTTGTTCCAGACACTAGTGGCCAGACTTGTTGCTAGGTACCCCAAGCAGGCGCTGTGGTCAACGCTCTACTTCGCCCATTCAGTGAATTCACATATGAGGCAGATACATATAAGCATCGAGAAGAAAGCACGAGAGATATCGCCACCGTCAGCCACTATAGTGGAGCACTATCGGTCCATATTCACGGAGCTTATACACGTAGCAATGGATACCAGCGTGTCCATAAACGAGAAGTCGGCCTTGAGGTTCCAGGGGTTGTGGCGACTAATTAATAGTAACGACTGCAAGAAGTACGTCATCATACCCACTAATCGGAACCTAAGCTTCGAGTTCATAGTGCATTACGACCAGATGGTAGAAAAATCACGTATATGCGGCCTGGACGAACAGATGAGAATATTAAATTCAAAGCAGAAGCCTAAACGAGTTGGGTTCATAGCGGCTAGTGGTGACTTGCTTAACTTTCTGATAAAGAATGAAGTAAAAGGCGATTTGCGCAAAGATAAACGTATGATGGAAGTGACACAGTATATAGCGAAGTTATTAAGGAACCAGCATACAGGGATGCCGCTGCAGTGCTATAGTGTGGTACCACTAAGCGAAGTCGCCGGGATAATTGAATGGGTGCCTAATATGGCAACCATGCGATCAGTGGTTACAGAAGAGCTGCGCAGGGTCTCGGAGTCCATTGACCGTGAGTGCAGAGCAGATATCTCAAACTACGCCACTAGCGTAACGGATAAGAACTACGTAGAGAGCTTGAACCTGTTCCGGAAACTGTGTGATAGAAGACCGCCGGTATTACATCGAGCTTATTATAAAGTGTTCAAGAGAGACCCTACGGCATGGTTCACCGCAAGAAAGGAGTTTATACATACATGCGCCGTATGGAGCATACTGGGATATATAGTAGGCCTAGGTGACCGGCACGCAGAGAATATCTTGCTTAACCTATTGACCGGACAGATCATGCACGTTGACTTCGATTGTCTGTTTGGCAAGGGGTTACAACTAGCTGTACCCGAGCTCGTGCCCTTCAGGATGACACAGAATGTCGTATGTAACCTCGGAGTATGCGGTACCGCCAACGACGGGCCGTTCTACTCACAAGCACTCAAGTTCCTCCAAACGCTACACCTAGAAAGGCATAAAATTACTGCCATATTGATGAATTTTGTATTCGATCCGCTTATAGAATGGCATAGAGGTGAGCAAGTACACAATGCAGCTGGACATTCCCAAAAGGTAATACAGTGCATAGAAAATAAATTAAGAGGAGCATTGAACGTGGTAATGCCGTCAGTAGAAATTAACTCTAGCCATTCAAAGTCAAGAGATGAAGAGGACCTGAGCGATGCTCAGGCACTGCAGAACTTCGAAAGTGTAGCGGAGTTCATGGAACCACGTGAACAGTTGCAGAAACTGATCCAAGTAGCAACGTCACACGCTCACTTGTCGAAGATGTTTGTAGGATGGGCTCCATGGTTGTAG